TGGAAGACatggttaaaaaatattttaaaaaagaaataatactgaGTCTATCAGCAATCCCAAACATGGAAGAGGATGATAAATGAGGAATACATTTCGGTCACGGCAAAGAAAGATTATGTGCTTCTCTGTGCTACAGACTGGAAGACTGATCTGGCTTCCTGCCCTTCCTGAATTGAGGGGATGGCTTTGCTCAGCCAGGGAGAGGACAGTCAGCGAGGACGTCTGTAggacagaggaaggtggaagAATTGCCAGAAGGTGACAGTGCAGGGAGAGAAGAGGCATGTGTGTCAGCAGCCTCTGTCAGCTCCGGGAAGCTGCTCCCTGAAGGCTGCGGCCCCAGCAGCCCCCACCGCCAGCTGGATCCGGGATCTGCACACAGCGAGCACTTGGAGCCCAGCAAAGAGATGTTCATGCTGCAGGCGATTATGCAAAGTGACAAGTGATTGCTTTCCTTTTCAAAGACAACCCCTTTGGAAAAAGCTTTTTCCTCTAAGGACCCAAGGGAAATGGGGGATGGGTGGGAACCCATGGAGCCTTTGTGGATGGAAAAGGCCCGCCTGGAGCTGCAGGGCAGGTAGGTCCCTCTGCTTGCTTCATTCTTTGACCTCACAGGTTTCCAGGGGGCATCGCCCGGACTGGCCTACAAGATGTGCCTGCAGTGGTTCAGAGCCCCATGGATGTTGAACATGGGTTTGCATCCCTGCTTCGTCCAGCCTGGGCCAGGGCTCGCCTTCGTGCCAGGCGAGATTTGGAAGGAGGGGACAGCTTCATGGAGCAGAGGCCCTCAGCAAGGGCCTCAGGTTCCTCAGCCAGTTCGTTCTCCTCATGCTGAGACAGCTGGCGGTTAAGGGCAATTGCCTCGGCTGCGAAGAGTGTCAGGTCCATGGTGCTGCTGTTTCTGTAGGGACCAGGAAAGGCATGGAGAAGAGGGCAGCAGGATTGAGATCAAGCAGGCAGGCTGGCAGATGCACCCACTCACAGCTAGGTCCTACAATCCAGCATATTTTCCTGGGTCAGCTGCTCTCTCCAAAGTGGCTTTGCCTGGGTTTGGAACCTTGCTTGACTAAGATAAGAAAGGCCTTTGAGCCTCATGGGCTGGACAGTCAGGGCAAATGGCCTCTTCTCAGAGCACCCACCTCCAGGCTCTTCCCACGCCAAGAGGCTGCACTTGTCTCTGTTTTCCTGCGGGGAGGGGCTCTAGTACAGGGCCTGAGCTATTTATCTCTGTGCTTCTAGAACCCAGTCCAGGGCAAGCATCTGCCAGACACTTTGGGTCTGTTGAATAATCATCTAAGAGGGACCCAGGGTTTGGCACTTGGAGGCATCTGCAACAGCTTTAGTCAAGTGGGAAGCCAGCTGTGTGGAGGCAGCCTGGGGTGGACAAAGGGAGACTATTCTGGGTAGTTTCTCCTAAGAGCTGCAGTGGTCCAGAGCCCCATGGATGCTGAACATGGGTTTGCACAAGGTTGGGTCCCTAAGGGGGTTTCTGTTCAGCTTAGCTCCAGCTCTGTGGGCAGAGCTTGGTAGAAATTTATCCAGAGCTGCTATGGGTCCCAGCACAAGTTAATTTGAGCCCACTGATTCTTGCCTTTTCCATCTCTAAAATGGGGGCTGGAAAACTTAAATTTGTTTGTAAAGACTATGGATCTAGCACAGTCACAGACTGCAGGGCATTTCAGTTGCTGACAAGCGCACATGATGGTATCACCCAGTGTTATCTCTGATGTTTGTACACTATGgaattatatttctctctcttttctgttttaagtgctggaaactgaagtcAGGGCCTTGTTGATACTAAGACCATGTTCTACCCCTGGACTACGTCCTCAGCTTTAAGGATCTGCATTTTTCTCATTACATTTCTCAGGATGGACTCTGGCCTTTGAGCAGCAAATGACTGTGTATGAAATACCATTAGTACTACACTGGGCATGTGGTAAGCATTTAAGACATAGAGTCCATTAGCATTCCTGTGTGCCTAACAGCGTATGTGAGTTGTCCCTCTACCTTACAGTGGCCCCGACTCCCTCTCCTACCAATGCTAGGAGCaggacccctccccccaccccccagggatGATCCACAGATAAGAACCATCTTTGTGGGGTAAATGATGATTCATAGTCATATTCAAGTGGGTAGGAAACAGGGGTTTGCTGCAAAGAGAGGCTGAGATGAAGCTAAGAGAGAGATCCATGTGGAGATTGTCGAAAGAACTCTCTGGAGAAGGCCTCAGAGCCTGAAGATGGGTCCATTTCCCATACAGGCTGAGGACTTGAGGGAAAGTCAAGGCTAAGGTGAGAGGGCAGCGGGTAAGACAGAAGCATTTACCTCTGGAGGACTTGCGGCGTGGGGAGTCCCCTTTCTGGAGCTTGCTAGAATGGAAGGACAGATAGTGGGTAATGCTGCTCCCAGCTTCCAAGAGCTGCCCCCACCCAGGCCAACAGAAGGGACAGGTTACTACAGGTGCTTGGCCCAGCACAAGGATTTGGCTATGCTTGCTGAAGGGTTAGAccttctggagagagagagagagagagagagagagagagagagagagagagagagagagagagagagagcgcaagaAAGGTACACTTTGCTGCTTCTGCAGATAGCCACCCCTTCCTATTAAAGTCTTAATTGTTCTCTAAGACCCAGTTCAAAGGTCTCTTTCCCTGTcgtccccccctcccccatttcagCAGAGGCCTTGCTGCTTTGTGCACCTAACTATTTCTATAGCATCTACCACACCATTCTACAAGGTCTACCTCTCTCCactggagggagagacagacctGGGCCTTACCCATATCTACTGCTTGGCTCTGACATACAGTGGATGAGAATTAGAACTGAGCTACTCTGATCTGATGTCACTCTGGGCTGGGCAATGCTTGCCTCCTTCCAGTGGCAAGATGAAAGAGGGCTGGTTAGGGTCTGGCAGACCAAGGACACAAAGACTTCTTGGAGGGGAAAAGCTCAGATATTGTGACTGACTATGAGGGATTTAAAGTTTTATAGTGAGGACTTGGTTCCTGAACTCATGGAAAACAACAGCACTTGCCATTTAGGCCCCTGCACCCTAAGCCCTAGTTACAAAGAGAATCACATGACCCTAGTGCTGCCACATAAGCTGCAAGACCTTGCTTGCCTCAGGGTGCTCTTAGCTAATAACAAGTTTATACCATAGACCCTAGATGGTAACTCCAGACTGCTTCCTGGGATGGACATCTGTGCTAACAGAGAGACCCATGTGTCAAATCCTCAGAGGGCTTTAGGGGTTTGGTCTGTGCCCAAGGTTAGAGGCAAGTCTTTGACACACCAAGGAGCTGAGCCAGGAGTCAGAGCTCCTTCTACCAAACAATAGCTGAAGCTGCTGTCTCACTTATTCTCAGCCTGGGGCAGCCACACTCTCTGGGGTGAGAGCTTTCTTGTGACACCTTCAACAGGCCAGCAGAGATCCCATGCCATCCATCCTACAGTCACTCACCCCTTGTACCCACGGGTGCTGCAGAACTTGGGCAGCGCTGAGTCTTTGCTTTGCATCTCGAACCAGGAGCTTAGAGATGAGGTCTTTGGCCTCGTTGGAGATATGAGACCAGTCCTTGTCGGGAAACTCGTATTTGCCTTCTTGGATGCTCTCAAACAGCTTGTTCTAGGCATAGAGAATTCCTTCTGAGGTCACATTGGCCAGGGATGGGCAGGATATGCTGCTGCTAATCTGGTCACCCTGGCTCCAACTCTGCTAGAAGGGCTGCTTATGGTCTGAGAATGCCATGGGCAGAGCCTCCTTCCAAAATCTCCCCAGGTCTCCCAGTAATACCCAATGACTTTGGAAGGCAGAAATGGCTACACCAAGAGAGGTGATGTGTAAATATCGCCCACAGACTATCCTGGCAACCTCCTCCCACCACCAGCATGCTAACCCTCTCCTCCCTACAGTGTACATGCAGTAGTTTCATGCCTCCATGTCTCGGTTTATGCTTGTCCTAACTACAGTTCTTGTCTCTTCCTCAAGCTAGATGAAGCTGGGGTCTGTTTAGGTCTGCTCTTCTCAACAATCCTCCCCCAGAATGTCATCTGTCTGAATGCATATCTCTATTTTACCTCTGGCTTCCTTCcctaccagaagagggcaccaaaacCCCTCCCAGATGGGACAGTCTCCTATCCTAAACCTGTGTGGTACCCCACCATCAGGCTGACCCCCACCTATTCCCAGTGAGGCCCAAGCAGCACTTACCTGGCACACCCTGCATACTTCTCCCCGGTCCCAGCCACAGTCAGCCCCACAGTGACCTACAAAGGGGGGGTAGCCACTCAGCATGATGTAGAGGACCACACCCAGGCTCCACAGGTCACAGCGCTTGTCATAGAAAGTGGCCTCGTCCCTAAAGACCTCTACCACCTCAGGTGCCATATATTCTGCAGAGCCGCACTGTAGGGCATGGGAAGGGGAGATGGCAAAGAGAGAGGGTGAGTTCAAGGGCGAGCAGATGGCAAAGTGCAGAATGTGATTCAAGCAAGAGGATGGAGGGATAGTCACAGACTAAAGTCCTTGGGAAAGCTGTAGGACTCCCCCGTACCCCAAGGACACAAAGAGAGGTATCACCCGCTTGTGTTCTTGGTTCTTCCTCCAGTGGCCCCAGGTAAGGAGCTCCCTACTAAATCTCTCTATAAAGCAGACCCTGTATGTATACACTTACATGCCAAGAATGGCATGGTGGGGGATCTGTGGAGATTTGCCTTTTCCTGCAGGGAGTTTTTCAAAGTGATTCTTGCCAGCTCTTCACTAGCTTAGAGGAAGGAAACCTCGGGGTTTAAAATTCAGAGGCCATTGAATCTTGAAGCGTTCTGATGAAATGTCCAGTCTCCCTGCCCTTTAGAAAGGGAAGGCTCAGGATGGACAGCGGCACAGCTGTGGCAGTTGGGCCAGGATCCTCCCAGGCCTTGCACAGAAGACTGCTGAGAGGAATTAAACACATGTATCTTGCTCCCCCCTCATTATTTCAGGCTCACCTACTCCTACCCACTCCTTTCCCCCACCACTCCTATCTAATTTGATTAGAAGATGGTGAGTGCTCTCAAGAACAGATAATATTTTCTGTTACTGGCAATTAGAGTTAATGAATTCCAGAACAAGGGAGCACTATATGTTGGATGCCAACGAGGAAACATTCCTAATAATGTTGTTTAGAATGAGACACAACACAAGCATATTTAAAggcaaatcttaaaaaaaaaaaaggctattaGGAAAATTCACTGATGAAGCATGCAAATCTCAAAAGAATCATCCTAATTACAGCATATTAAGGATGTGGGAGAGCGATCTTCCGGAGAAGCAGCTCCCAATGCTACCATTTGAAATGTGAAGGGGGAGAAACAGGACAAGTGATCCTCTGTGCGTGTGGCCTGGGACTTCACAGTTttcccacagagtgggaaaacacACTTTCCTGGGCGGGATGATTGCTCTTAGTCTCTACCACAAGGGGGATGATGCACTGACTTCAGCAGGGATAAGGGACTTACAGGCTCTCTACAGCTTCTATGCCATAGGGCAGGCTGTGCAGTGTCTGTTTTCATCTGGGACAAGAGATAGGATGCAGTTGGTATTTGTGGAGACAATGGGTTCTTTTTTGGCAGAGGGGACTTACCCCAAAAGAAAGCTCCAATGGCAGTTTCATTAGCTACTGGGTGGGGATTGGCTTGAGAGCCAGGGGGCCACTTAAGTGCTACCTGGAATTTCCTTTCCTATCCCTCTGCTCAGGGTGTCACAGATTCACATGCTCCACACATACAGCAGCAAGGCACAGGGCACTAGGCATACATACTGGAGTGGTCAGCTCTGGTGTGGTTATGGGTGTGCAGGAGTTGTTCAGTTTCACCCCACTGCCCAAGTCAAAGTCACAGATTTTCACTGGAGACACCTACAAGGGAAGACAGAATTCAGGGGCTGTCACAAGAAGCTGGAGGTCTTGGGGACAGCAGCATGACAAAGGCTTGGCAGTCAACAGCAGCTGCTCTATCTGCCAGGCCATATTTACTGTCCTTGGGTTAGCTAGGCACCTGAGGACTGACTCTaagctctcctcttcccttctctctcttatttcctaagggagaaggagctgaaatAGATGGTATTAAGATTTTGGACCTTATTATgattctctccccctctcttttttttcatctagcctccctcccttcctcttttcttaccCCACCTCCctaaacagggtctctctacatagcctggctgtcttggaactcagctatgtagaccagctatgtgacttcaaactcacagagagatccacctgcatctttttcctgagtgctgggattaaaggtgtgcaccacacctcTTTGTTTTAGCAATTCTTAAATTACGACCTAGTGGCATCAATTATATACACCATTACCACCATCAGTTTCCAAAATTCTTCCATACCTCCAAGTGGGGACTAAACTCTAGCAATTACTGCCCATTTTTGACCCCCAGCTCAGGCAACTCTAGCCTACTTCTGTCTTGATTAGTTGGCCTGTTTTAGATATTTCACCTAATTGGAACATACATATTTGTAAATGGACTCCTTTCCCTTAGCATAAATGTTttcactgttgttgttttgggcagtgctgggaatggaagccCAGGCTTTGTGCACACTAGGTTAGTACTCTCCCACTGCCCTATCTCCTGTCCTGGCATAAATGCTTTCAAGATTGATGTATGTTGTAGTAGGTATCAGAGCTTCATTCTCTTTTAGGGCTGAGTAATAACCCTTTGCATGCAGAggtcacattttgtttatccattctatTGATGGTCACAGGGTTGTTTCCATGGTGGCTACTCTGAATAATGTTGCTACACAGATTAGCATACGAATACCTGCTCTAGTTTCTCTTTTCAATTTTGAGCACATTCCCAGGAGAACTGCTGAGTCATGCAGTGTTTCTACCCTTAGCCTTTGGAGGGTCTGCCAAACCATTTCCCATATTTCAAAGTACCAGCAATGTATGAAGATTCCAACTTATCCACAACCTCACCATCACTAATCATTTTCTGGTAAAAAATACAGccgggatggagagatagctcagccgttaaaggctaggctcacaaccaaaaaatctAGCCATCCTAGTAGGTGTCTAGTGGTGTCTGCACTTTGATCTGTAGTTCACTAACAACTAAGGGTGCAGAACATCTTTTCATGAGCTTGCTAACCATCTGTAGGTCTTGGTATAAAGTCTACTTCCTCAAGCCCTTTGACCATTCCAGAATTGAGCTGAGGCTCTGTTGTGGAGTTTTAGGAgacctttatatattttggatgttaaataaatgatttccaaatattttctcccattatTCAAGTTATCTTTTATGTTTCTTGATAAGGCCTTTTGACATTTAGCCTCTcttaaaatttagtttttcaaCCATAAAAGGGGCAAGAAGcatgtgtagtgatatattattcatgatttattaaagcttgcctgaggattcagaaagcaagtcAGGtataagccatagaagccaggcacatacctttaatcccagcaactagaagctaggaggtggtggtacacacctttaatcctaggactcaggattaagtccaaggccacccagatctacacataGTGAATccatctaaaagagaattatagctcacatctttcatcccaggactcatgagaggtatataagtCAGTATCAGGATTCAGTATAAGGCATTCGTTCTCTGgacacgctgaggagaggcagtagtTTGAGACTTTGTGAAGAGCTCGTTTGTGGATcggccctttcagcctgagctacaggtgagagctagtggccagctactttgcttccctgattttcagcttgaaccccagtatctgtctttgGGTCATTTATTGATTcatgttacaagcatgtaccatagagaacaaatgaaacaaaggagAGGAAAACATCTTGTAAGTCAGAGGCTGTAATGGGAAGTTCTGAGCACCCTTGGGGCT
This DNA window, taken from Cricetulus griseus strain 17A/GY chromosome 2, alternate assembly CriGri-PICRH-1.0, whole genome shotgun sequence, encodes the following:
- the Mknk1 gene encoding MAP kinase-interacting serine/threonine-protein kinase 1 isoform X3, producing the protein MQNRPDMGSSEPLPIVDSDKRRKKKRKTRATDSLPGKFEDVYKLTSELLGEGAYAKVQGAVSLQTGKEYAVKIIEKQAGHSRSRVFREVETLYQCQGNKNILELIEFFEDDTRFYLVFEKLQGGSILAHIQKRKHFNELEASRVVRDVATALDFLHTKGIAHRDLKPENILCESPEKVSPVKICDFDLGSGVKLNNSCTPITTPELTTPVTVGLTVAGTGEKYAGCARTSCLRASKKANTSFPTRTGLISPTRPKTSSLSSWFEMQSKDSALPKFCSTRGYKGNSSTMDLTLFAAEAIALNRQLSQHEENELAEEPEALAEGLCSMKLSPPSKSRLARRRALAQAGRSRDANPCSTSMGL
- the Mknk1 gene encoding MAP kinase-interacting serine/threonine-protein kinase 1 isoform X2, producing MGSSEPLPIVDSDKRRKKKRKTRATDSLPGKFEDVYKLTSELLGEGAYAKVQGAVSLQTGKEYAVKIIEKQAGHSRSRVFREVETLYQCQGNKNILELIEFFEDDTRFYLVFEKLQGGSILAHIQKRKHFNELEASRVVRDVATALDFLHTKGIAHRDLKPENILCESPEKVSPVKICDFDLGSGVKLNNSCTPITTPELTTPCGSAEYMAPEVVEVFRDEATFYDKRCDLWSLGVVLYIMLSGYPPFVGHCGADCGWDRGEVCRVCQNKLFESIQEGKYEFPDKDWSHISNEAKDLISKLLVRDAKQRLSAAQVLQHPWVQGQAPERGLPTPQVLQRNSSTMDLTLFAAEAIALNRQLSQHEENELAEEPEALAEGLCSMKLSPPSKSRLARRRALAQAGRSRDANPCSTSMGL
- the Mknk1 gene encoding MAP kinase-interacting serine/threonine-protein kinase 1 isoform X1; the encoded protein is MQNRPDMGSSEPLPIVDSDKRRKKKRKTRATDSLPGKFEDVYKLTSELLGEGAYAKVQGAVSLQTGKEYAVKIIEKQAGHSRSRVFREVETLYQCQGNKNILELIEFFEDDTRFYLVFEKLQGGSILAHIQKRKHFNELEASRVVRDVATALDFLHTKGIAHRDLKPENILCESPEKVSPVKICDFDLGSGVKLNNSCTPITTPELTTPCGSAEYMAPEVVEVFRDEATFYDKRCDLWSLGVVLYIMLSGYPPFVGHCGADCGWDRGEVCRVCQNKLFESIQEGKYEFPDKDWSHISNEAKDLISKLLVRDAKQRLSAAQVLQHPWVQGQAPERGLPTPQVLQRNSSTMDLTLFAAEAIALNRQLSQHEENELAEEPEALAEGLCSMKLSPPSKSRLARRRALAQAGRSRDANPCSTSMGL